The DNA window GGTTTATCCAGCACGGGTTTAAGCACCTTACCGGGTAAACGAGTTGAGGTCATGCGGGCCTGCACAATAATAGCTGTCGTCATGTCAGGCACGCCCGTAAACAATCGACAATATAATCTTGCTCGTCCAAGCTCATTTCGTAGTGCAGCGGCAGACTTATAGCTTCGCGGTAATATTGCTCTGCTTCTGGAAAGTCGCCGGGCCGAAAACCAAGGGTTTGATAGTAGGGCTGGGTATGCACAGGAATATAGTGCAGGTTTACCCCAATACCCTTGTCCCGCAGGGTTTCAAACACCTGCCGATGGCTCAGCTGAAGGGTATTTAGCATGAGCCGAATCACAAACAGGTGCCAACTGGAGGCCGTCTCAGGGGGCTGAACAGGCAGCATGATCGGCAAACCTTGCAGGAGTTCGAAGTAGCGATCGGCCAGCATCTGACGACGCTGCACAAAGGCGGGCAGCCGCTGCATTTGGCTGGTTCCCAAAGCCGCTTGAATGTCGGTCATTCTGTAGTTAAATCCCAGCTCTAGCTGCTCGTAGTACCAGGGGCCGTGGCTTTCGCCCTGCATTTGCTCAGGCTCTCGGGTAATACCGTGGCTGCGGAAGCGAATCAGCTTTTCGTAAAGAGCTTTTTGGTTAGTCAGCACCATGCCGCCCTCCCCAGTAGTGACAATTTTGACCGGGTGAAAGCTGAACACTGCCATGTCGGAAAACTGGCAGCAGCCCACAGGCCTACCCCGATACTGCCCGCCAATAGCGTGGGAAGCATCTTCGATCACGGTAAAGTCGTACTGTTGGGCGAGGGAAGAGATCGCCTCCATATCGCAAGACTGCCCCGCAAAATGCACGGGCACGACCACCTTAGGTAGGGTGCCGTCTTGTTGCACCCAGCTCAATTTTTGCTGTAGTAGGGCAATGTCGAGATTATAAGTCTTAGGATCAATGTCTACAAAATCGACTGTGGCTCCGCAGTACAAACCACAGTTGGCCGAGGCTACAAAGGTATTGGGTGAAGTCCAAAGCGTATCTCTAGAGCCGAGTTCTGCAGCCAAGCAGGCAATGTGGAGCGCCGCAGTGGCGCTGGAGACGGCTACGGCATAGCTAACGCCGCAGTAATCAGCTACGGCCTGCTCAAATTGGGCGATCGCAGGCCCTTGGGTTAACCAGTCAGACTTCAGCACTGCAACCACGGCATCAATGTCCTGCTGGCTAATGCTCTGCCGACCATAGGGGATAAAAGGTGTCATCAGCTAAGCAGAAAAGTGAGGATCAATATGCAGTTTGATGAGGCTTTGCAGCTCCTCAACGCTGAGAAACTTTTCGTTTTGTCCCGAGTTGTAGCTAAACCCTGGTTCTACAGGTTTAGCATTCATCTTCTTGCAGTACTCTTCGATGGAGTACGCCCCCTGAATTGGCAAAATAGCGTAGTAATGGCCGAGGTCTACGGTGGTAAAAGAGTCTGAGGTTGTAATCATCTCTTCGTGAATTTTTTCACCAGGTCTAACGCCTACAACTGGGTACTCGCAGTCAGGGCCAATGGCCTTGGCTACGTCAGTGATCAAATAAGACGGAATGCGCGGCACAAAAACTTCTCCTCCCCAAGCGTGTTTAATCGCCCAAAGCACCATATCAACTCCCTCTTCAAGGGAAATATTAAACCGAGTCATGGCGGGGTCTGTGATAGGCAAAATACCTTCCTTGCGCTTGCCTAGAAAAAACGGTATTACCGACCCGCGAGAGCCCATTACATTGCCGTAGCGGACAACGGAAAAGCTGAGTTTGCGAATACCCTTAATGTTATTAGCGGCGATGAATAGTTTGTCTGAGCAAAGCTTAGTAGCTCCGTAAAGATTGATTGGGGCTGCTGCTTTGTCGGTAGAAAGAGCAATGACCTTCTTAACACCGGTACTCAGGGATGCCTCGATCACATTTTCAGCACCTAAGACATTTGTTCTGATACATTCTATCGGGTTATATTCAGCGGTGGGCACCTGTTTTAAGGCTGCCGCATGGATGACAATGTCAATCCGTTCAAAGGCACGAATTAGTCGCTGCTGATCTCTTACATCACCAATGAAATATCGAATGCCTGGATATTTTGACTGAGGAAATATCTGTGCCATCTCAAACTGCTTGAGTTCGTCTCTAGAGTAGATGACGAGTCGTTTGATATTAGGAAATTTTTCGAGGATAGTGCCAACAAACTTTTTCCCAAAGGAACCGGTGCCGCCGGTTACCAAAATAGATGTATCTTCAGTAATTTTCATGGGTAGATGGTTTCGATACGTAGCGATCTTTTGTTACAGCTCGGTTTGAGCAAGAACGGTCTTGTCTAAATTGTCGCCTTGAAAAGCTTGCCACCGGCTAGGTGTATAAACTTGCGTGTTGGTGGAATACCGCTCGAAATAAGCGTAGCGATTGGTAATTTGCGACTCTTGAACGGCAAATCCTGTTGCCTCATGGACGGCATCGTCGTAGGATTCTCCTTGCTTTTTGACCCAGACATTAATCAAGTATTCTCCTGGAAACAAATGAATGGAGGGTACAGAAGCCTCAATCGTATATGGACCTGAAGTAGTCACATTCAGATCATCTTCCCAGTTAGAAACTAAGTAGTGCAGCCTAACGCCGTGCAGATTGCAGATAGCAATGCCAATCTCATAGCTGTCGCTTGGCATCTTAAAGTCGATCTCAAGTCTAAAGTTGACCGGTTGCCCCATTTGGAGCGTGGTGACACAGTTGCCGTCACCATCTAGAAGACTGAGGCTTTTTAGGGTTGCATACTGCCTTGGGCCGTACCGCTCTTTTGAGCGGGTTGAGAGGTCAACGTATGCTGAGGCAACTAGATTGGTCTCAGAGACGTACTTAGCGATCGCAGTACGAGCATCGCCCCGAAACGACACTTGCCCGTCGCTCAGCATCAGAGCCGTTTGACACAGAGATTCTACTGCAGTCATGTTGTGGCTCACAAAGAGAACGGTCCTACCCTCTTGCTTGGCCACATCACCCATTTTGCCTAAGCACTTTTTTTGAAAAGCGGCATCGCCTACTGCCAGCACTTCATCAACCACTAAAATCTCAGGTTCTAAATGGGCAGCTACGGCAAAGGCAAGCCGAACATACATGCCGCTGGAATAGCGCTTAACCGGCGTGTCTAAAAACCTAGAGACTTCTGCAAACTCTACGATTTCATCAAACCTGCGATTAATTTCTACCCGACTCATGCCCAAAATTGCGCCGTTTAGAAAAATATTCTCGCGCCCAGTTAGTTCAGGGTGAAACCCAGTGCCCACCTCTAACAAACTGGCCACCCGTCCCCGCAGGCGTACTCGCCCCGTCGTAGGTTCGGTAATGCGGCTAAGAATTTTGAGCAGTGTGGACTTGCCCGCCCCATTGCGGCCAATAATGCCGACAACTTCGCCCTGCTTTACCTCAAAAGAAACATCCTTCAGCGCCCAAAACTCGTCGTGTTGATGTTTGACACTGGGCTTGAGCGGATGGCGCAGGCGACGGCTAAAAGATTTGACTCTATCAGCAAGGACATCGCGTAAGGCTACATAGCGAGAGCTGCCCTGCTGCTGGCCAAGGACATACTTCTTGCCGAGGTTCTCGACTTGAATGACTGAGTCTGACATTAAGGGGCTGTGGAACGGGGGCAGTTCACCTAGCTGGCGCATCCGCCATTGTGCTCATTGTGCCCCTAGGCTTTATGAAAGTTGCATGAGTTTATATAACGTCAGCAAAGGTGCGATCCATGCGGCAGAAATACAATATTTCGATGACCAGCATCAGCAAAAAACTAGGCTAGTACAACGATACGTCACGACAAATGCTAACTCAGCGAAAGCTGTCGATTAGCCCCTACCAGAGGATTGAGGGAATATGGCGATCGCTAATGATGCTGGTGCTAAAGCCCACCGTGACATGGTAGAGGCTAAACCAAACTAAATAACGGCACCACGCAGCGAAAGCCGCTGTATTGCATAAGGTGAACTGTAAAACAGGCTCTTTACCCCGCTACTACAAAGTTCACTAGCTTGCCCGGCACCACGATCACCTTCTTGATCTCCTTGCCTTCAAGGTAGCGCTGGGCGACCTCAGATTCGCGGGCGTAGGTTTCTAGCGCCGCTTTGTCGGAGTCGGCGGGCACCTCTAGAGTGCCGCGCGTTTTGCCCATAATTTGGATGACCAGCGTGATCTCATCCACCACCAAGGCCGTGGGGTCAAACACAGGCCAGGGGGCGCGGTGGATCGAGTCGATGTTACCCAACTGGTGCCACAGTTCATCGGCCATGTGGGGCGCAAAGGGGGCCAGCAGCAGCACTAGCGCGCGCACACCCTCGGTATAGACAGGGGAATTCTTAGCAGCAGAATCCGTGAGGGCGTTGCTGAGCTTCATAAGCTCTGAAACGGCGGTGTTGAACTGGTAGTCGCCATCGATGTCTTCAGTGATCGCTTGAATGGCGGTGTGGATGGCGCGACGCAGGGTTTTCTCATCCTTGGAGAGATCGGCGGCTGTATCCCCGGAGGACGAACCACCGTTCGCCCCTACGCTGGCGAGGTATTCGGTGACTAGCCGCCAAACCCGGTTGAGAAAACGAAACTGACCTTCCACATCGGCGTCATCCCACTCCAGGTCTTTTTCGGGCGGGGCTTTGAAGAGAATAAACATGCGGGCGGTGTCGGCCCCGTACTTGGCCAGCACCGATTTGGGGTCTACGCCGTTGTACTTCGACTTCGACATTTTTTCGTAGAACACCTCCAGGGCGTCGCCCGTGTCAGGATCCACAGGGTTCGTAGGATCAGCGACGTTTTCTGGGGCGACGTATTTGCCGGTCTTAGGGTTTTTGTAGGTGGTGTTTTGCACCATGCCCTGGGTCAGCAGCCGCTCAAAGGGTTCATCACAGGAGAGCAGGCCGCGATCGCGCAGCACCTTGGTAATAAACCGCGAGTAAAGCAGGTGCAAAATAGCATGCTCAATGCCGCCCACGTACTGATCTACTGGCATCCAGCCGTTGGCCTGGGCTTGAGCAAAGACCTGCTCGGGGTTCTTGGCATCGGTGTAGCGCAAAAAGTACCAGGACGAGTCGATAAAAGTGTCCATGGTGTCGGTTTCGCGCCGGGCGGGGCGGTTGCAGGTGGGGCAGGGCACATTCACCCAGTCGCCTAACTGAGCCAGGGGCGAGGCTCCCCGCCCCGAAAATTCCACATCCTCGGGTAGGGTCACCGGCAGCTGCTCGTCGGGCACCGGCACAATGCCGCACTCGGGGCAGTGCACCACCGGAATCGGAACGCCCCAGTAGCGCTGGCGGGAAATCAGCCAGTCGCGCAGGCGGTAGTTGGCTTCGCCTTGGCCTTTGTCGTTAGATTCGAGCCAGTGAATGGCGGCTGGGACGCTTTCGGCTTCACCTTTGCCCGCTGGAATGTCATTGAGCGGCCCGGAGTTGATCATGACGCCTTCTCCGGCCCAAGCGGCGGTCATGGTGTTGCCGTCGAGAGATTCTCCCACCGGTTGCACCACGACCTTGACGGGCAGGCCAAACTTGCGGGCAAACTCAAAGTCGCGCTGGTCATGAGCGGGCACCGCCATAATCGCCCCGGTACCGTAGCCCATCAGCACATAGTCTGCGATCCAGATGGGAATTTTGACATCGTTGACGGGGTTCACGGCATAGCTGCCCGTCCACACGCCGGTTTTTTCGCGGTCTTCGGCGGTGCGATCGATCTCGCTTTTAGCGGCGGCGGCCTTGCGGTAGTCGTCTACGGCAGCAACGCGATCGGGCGCAGTTAGCTTCTCCACCAGTGGATGCTCGGGCGACAGCACCATAAAGGTCGCCCCCCACAGGGTATCGGGCCGGGTGGTGAATACGGGCAGGGCATCCCCCGCCTCGCTTTTGAAGACTACCCGTGCCCCGGTCGATTTACCAATCCAGTTGGCCTGCATGGTGCGCACCCGCTCAGGCCAGCCGGGCAGCTTATTCAGGTCTTGCAGCAGCTCTTCGGCGTAGTCGGTAATTTTGAGGAACCACTGGCGCAGCAGCTTTTTCTCGACGATCGCCCCCGATCGCCACGACTTCCCCTCGCTGTCTACCTGCTCGTTGGCCAGCACCGTCTGATCGATGGGGTCCCAGTTGACTGCCGCCTCTTTCTGATAGGCCAGCCCCATCTGCAGCATCTGAATAAAAATCCACTGGGTCCAGCGATAGTAGTCGGGGGCACAGGTAGCCACCTCGCGCTCCCAGTCGTAGGAAAGGCCCAGTTCTTGCAGCTGCGCCCTCATCTGGTCAATATTTTGGTAGGTCCACTTGGCTGGGTGAATGCCGCGATCGATCGCCGCATTCTCCGCTGGTAGACCAAAGGCATCCCAGCCCATGGGATGCAGCACCCGGTAGCCCTGCATGCGCCGCACCCGCGCCACCACATCGGTAATCGTGTAGTTGCGCACATGACCCATGTGCAGGTTCCCCGACGGGTACGGAAACATCGACAGCGCATAGAACTTAGGTTGATCGGGATTCTCGATCGCCCGATCTAGCCCTTGCTTGGCCCAAGCCTGCTGCCACTTCTTCTCGATGTCTGCGGGGATATATTTGGACTCCACGTCCTTGACTCCTAATGCTGCACTGGTGCGATGTTCCCCATCATAGCGATCAGTGGCGGCAGGGGGGAAAGTTGGCGCTGTGGAGTAATGGAGTAGGGGAGTGATGGAGTATGGAGGTGGGGAGTAATGGGAACACTATTACCCCATTACCCGATCACTCCATTACCCCTCCTACTCCTATCACTCCTTCACTTCTTCAGCAAAGCTCGATCGCCGCTTAAACTCAAACGGCCCCGCCAGCGACCCCCACAGGTGCTCGTGGGTTTCTGGGTCGCGGCCCCGGTCCCAGCTGACGAATTGGTCGGCGTCGATTTCAAATTCGCTATCTAAATAGGTAGTCTTGCCGTTGCGCTCAACCATGCAGGCTTTGCCGGGTTGAACCGCTCCCTTAAAGCTGTGGCCTGTCCAGTGGACAATCATGTCGCAGCCAGGGGTTTTTTCAAAATGGTCAGCAGTGAGTTTTGAGAGCTGATCGAGATCGCGAGAGGCTCCGTAGAAGGCTTCGGCATCCTTGAGGGTGTAGTTCTCAATCAAAATGTGATCGCCCTGGGGGATGAGCTTCATGCCTCGGGCGCGGTAGGGCTGCTGGATCATAAAGTCGTAGGCCTGCTCAATGTAAAACCCTAGGCCACCTAGGGTTTCGGTGGGCAGGGGGCGCATGCAGACACGGATGTGGGCAAATAGCGGCGGGTTTTCGAAGGCCTGCTGCTGGTTGCTAAAGTCTGCCGCCATCCAGCGGGCCAGGGTGTGAATGTCGGTGGCGTGGGTCATGGATGGGTTTAGAAATCATCGTGGTAAGGTTGACCCTAGTTTACAGGTTTGACGAGAGACCGTCAGAAAAGACCGCGATGAAAAAGCTCCACCTAGCGCTCTTATCTAGTGATATTGCTGCCTCCGTGGCGGATTATTCAGCTCGTTTGGGATGCAGTCCAGCACTAGTGATTGAGGGTACCTATGCCCTGTGGCGCACGGAGACGCTGAATCTTTCAATTCGCCATGCCCCCGAGATAGCGCCAGGACAGCTACGCCATCTGGGTTGGGAAGATGACGAAGCGCAGGCATTTACTGCCGAGGTGGATGTTAACGGCATTACCTGGGAGCGCTTCGCTGCCCGCCACCAGGCCGAGGAGATTCAAGCCCTATGGCCGGGAACAGATTATCGAGTCGAGGGCGGCAAGGAAACTAATGGACACCATGGAAACTGACTTGACTGCTGAAACCTACCACCTACATGTCGAACTGCTCGACAGTGACCCCTACATCTGGCGACAGGTCACTGTGCGGGGCGATGCCTCCTTGGCAGAACTCCACCGCGTGTTGGCAGCGGCGATGGGGTGGTCAGGAGAGGCTGACTACGTGTTTAAGGGACAGGGTAAGGTTTTGCAGGCTGGGGAAGAGCGATCGCTCTCTACCCTCATCACCCAGCCTGGCGAAGCGCTGATCTACAACTATGCCCCTGCCCAGGGCTGGCTGCATAAAGTTACGTTAGAGGCGATCGCCCCCGTCGACCATCCCCTTCCCCACTGCACTGCCGGAGAGCGGCAATGCCCGCCGGAGTTTTGCAACGGCGTGTGGGACTACGTTGACCTGATCGATCGCCTGGGCGATGGCGATGATCCTGAGGAAATCGATGCTCTCTGGCAAAAAGTCGGCTACGATTTCGACCCCGAACGGTTTGATTTGGCTGCTGCCAACCGGCGATTGCAGGCCCTAGCGGAGTAAGCGCACTGAATCCTGAATGTCTGCGGCTAGCTCATCGATCGCCTCAGTAGTCGTATTCCAGCCACACATCAACCGCGCCCCATCGCTGCCGATAAAGGTGTAGAACTTCCAGCCCCGACGGTAAAGTTCGTCGATAAGAGGCTGAGGCATTTGCACAAACACCCCGTTGGCCTGACGCGGAAACAGAAGCTTCACCTCGGGAATTTGCCGCAGCTGCTGCTCTAGATAAGCGGCCATGTGGTTGGCGTGGTCAGCGTTGCGCAGCCACGCGCCGGTTTCCAACAACCCCAGCCACGGGGCTGAGATAAACCGCATCTTCGAGCACAGCTGCCCAGCCTGTTTGCAACGGTAGGCAAAGTCTTCAGCCAAGCTACGGTCAAAAAAGAGAATCGCCTCGCCAATGCCCATGCCGTTTTTGGTGCCGCAGCAGCAGAGCACGTCAACGCCAGCCTTCCAGGTGAGCTCGGCCGGGGTTTTGCCAGAGGCCGCTAGGGCGTTAGCAAAGCGAGCCCCATCCATATGCACCTTCAGCCCGTGGTGGCGCGCTAGACCGCTGAGGGCCGCTAGCTCATCGGTGGTGTAAAGAGTGCCCACCTCTGTAGCCTGGGTCAGGCTAATTACCTTGGGTTTGGGGTAGTGAATATCGGTACGCTTGGTGATTAGCCGCTCCACGTCGGCGGGATCGAGCTTGCCGTTGTCGCCTTGGGCCAGCAGCAGCTTAGAGCCATTACTGGCGAATTCAGGGGCACCGCATTCGTCGGTTTCGACATGGGCTAACTCGTGGCAGATAACGCTGTGGTACGACTGGCACAGTGCCGCCAAGGTTAAGGAGTTGGCGGCCGTGCCGTTAAAGACAAAAAATACCTCGCAGTCAATTTCAAAGATATTGCGAAAGGCATCCGAAGCCTTTTGAGTCCATTCGTCGTCGCCGTAGGCGGGCACATCTCCCTGATTGGCCTGCAGCAAATAGTCCAAGGCTTCAGGACAGATGCCAGAGTAGTTGTCGCTGGCGAACTGGAGGGGGCGGGTAGTCGGCGGGGCGGTGAGCATGATGGCTTTGGGGTGGAAGTGTTTTGAGGATAGCGTGAGGGAGTCGGGGGGTGAGGCAGGGTATTCTGGGCTACAGCTTTTCTGAGGGATAGGGGTGGACGGCGCTAGGGAGTGGACCAGGAATGGCAGGAGGAGAAGGGGGATGCAGTAAGATTGGGGAGCTATGGAAGCATTGAACCGCAACAGAACTGGACATTGGGCTATGGCGCGTAGGTCTCGCTGGGTTTGGATAGTAGCAGCGGTGGCTGGGGCTTCGGTAGCCCTAGATGGAGGTTCTTTAGCTCCGTTGGGTGGGGCACCGGCCCAGGCCCAGGATGGTGGCACCATCACCCTGCGCTCAGACATTCAAGAAGCCAATGCAGCCACGGGCATCATCACCGCCCGGGGCAATGTGCAGATCGATTACCCAACCCGCGGCATTCAGGCTACGTCGGCCCAGGCTGACTATTTCAGCAATGAGGATCGCATTGTGCTCAGCGGCAATGTCGTCGTAACGCAGAAGGGCAACACGCTGCGGGCCGAGGTAGTCACTTACCTGATCGAAGAAGATCGCTTTGTGGCTACCCCTCGTCCCAACGATCAGGTTGAGGCGGTTTATATTCTGCCTGAGTCACCGCCGGCACCGACATCAAACAGCGGCGGGGCCGGCGATCGCCCTCCTGCCCCACGCCCTCCGGTGGTGCTAGATGTTAGCCCGGTTGAGGATGGAGCTCAGCCTTTGAATCCGGCTCAATAAAACGCTGTTTCCTAACTCTCAAAAGCTTTTTGGAAGTATCAGTTGCTACCAAAAAGCTGTATCTAGATTGGTGAGGGGTTTGGCCCACTTGACGTAAACAATCACAATGTTACGCTCGACAAGCTGTTTAGCGTTAGCTTCGATTACCAATTGCCTAATACCGTAAAGCTAAATTTGTTTCCTTAAACTTTATCAATTTCTTACGAATCAAGGATAGTTTGAGAAGCCTTTTCGCGCGATCGCAGGTTATTACCCCCGATTTAGCTAACATAAGTATGCACACACGCAGTAGAAGATTCGTATTGTAGCTCTGTCCAAATCGGTCAGATCGGTATTGATGTTCAAACTGGCTATGCTTTAAGTGTTCCCTGAATTATTAGAGACTGCTGCACGATTAACCAAGCTAAGTTGGTTCCTCCAGAATGAAACGCTGGTGAAATTGCGCAGGCCGAAAAAATTACTTGTGGTTTCTAGGCCGTTGAGTACGTGATATTGCGATATTAGCTTGATGCTAAATCTGTCTTTAGTGTCGGCTAGCTTGTGGTGACTTGACACTTTTTTAAACTAATGAAGTCTTATTGTTTTAGGGGCTTGTAGATGTCCCTAAAGACAGCTCTAGCGCTTTTTTGTAAGCGCTTAGAAGTTGTCTTTACTCCTAGGAATCGTCACGCATAGTATTTCTTTGAGCTAATCGATATGCTTACCCACTTTCCTTGCGTTCCATTTCTGTCGGAAGCTTCTGCCGTCAGGCTAATGCAACGCTCGCTCAACAAATTAAAGACTATTCTGCGGCTCTTTTGGGGCGATCCTAAGTTTTTAGTAATGAGCTGGCTAGCTCGTTTCATTGCAATTCGAGAGTGGGTTGCCCGTCGCGGTAGATATCTTCCCCCCGCGGTGCTCGATGCGACAGTGATTCACGCAACGGAGGGGGCCTGTCCTCTAATGAGCCCAGGCCAAGTGGCACAACTGATTCGCACCAACGGCTACTATGTTGGGTTTTCGCTACAGCCCAGCATTCTGCAGGGGTTGTTAACCTTTGCCAAGACGACGCCCTGTTATGCCAACCGCAATCCATCCCAACCGTTTTACATTCAGAACAAAGACAAAATAGTTAAAGACCTGGACACACCGCTGCTGGTGGCTGGCTATTTAGACAGCCATGAATCGTGCCAGGCCTATCAAAAAATTAAGCATGATCCTTACCTTTTAGCGATCGCTAGTCAGTACCTCAACCACCCAGCGGTGTACCTCCGAGGCGAGCTAGCGTGGGGGTTTCCGGCTCCTGCTACCCTAGACGACAAAATTAAAACAGCGCGGGTTTACCACTGTGACATCAATGACTTTAAAACGATCAAATTTTTCTTTTACCTCACTGAAGTGGGCGAGGACGAAGGCCCCCATGTCTATATGCAGGGCACTCACCGTACGAGAAAGTTTAGCCACCAGGGGCTGGGTCAGCGCTGCGCGGCGATCGATGACGAAACCCTGGTTCAAACCTATGGCCGCGATCGCGTTCAGGTGGTTACCGGTGCCGCTGGACTAGGCTTTGCAGGAGATCCCTACTGCCTACACAAGGGCACTGTACCCACCAAAAATCCTCGACTGCTGCTACAGCTAGAATTTGGCATTACCCCCTACCGCATCTGGTACTTTTAGGGTTTGTGATGTTTGCGCTCCTTAATTTTTTTATCCTCAGGAGCTTGGCCCATATTATTCTCAACTAACCTTTAGAATAGGGCGTTTGCTAACATCATTTTTGCCTGCAATTGTTAAGGCGTATCCGTTAGGAATAAATATAGAGATGTCGATCGCTCAACTTGACGCTGCTGAGCAGGAGCCTAGAAAAATAGCTTACCTGGTTAATCAGTACCCTAAGGTTAGCCATAGTTTTATTCGCCGTGAAATTGCTGCCCTTGAAACCCAAGGGCTAACGGTAGCTAGGTTTTCGATTCGCTCCTGTGCTGATGAGCTGGTAGACCCAGACGACGTCAAAGAGCTAGACAAAACTCAGATCGTGCTAGACCATCCCTGGTCTGAGCTACTATTCACTATCGCCCAGGTTGTGCTGCAGCGACCCATAGCGTTTGTAACTGCCCTCAGCTTGGCCTTTCAGCTCGGCTTTAAGGACGAGTCGGGGCCGCTGTATCACTTGGCATACCTGGCCGAAGCCTGTGTGCTGCTGGCTTGGTTTGAAGCTGCCAATATCGACCATGTGCACGCCCACTTTGGCACCAACTCGACGACCGTAGCCATGCTGTGCCATGTACTAGGCGGGCCACCCTACAGCTTTACGGTGCATGGCCCAGAAGAGTTTGACAAAGTGAGGGCGATTTCGCTAGCCGAAAAAATCAGGCGCGCTGCCTTTGTCGTCGCCATTAGTTCCTTTGGCAAGAGCCAACTGTACCGCTGGACAGCCCTGGAAGACTGGCCCAAAGTCCACGTCGTGCACTGCGGACTCGATCAAAACTTTCTAGCCCAAGAGTTTACACCTATTCCAGAGCAGCGCCACCTGGTCTGTGTGGGGCGACTCAGTGGGCAAAAGGGCCATTTGCTGCTGCTGGAGGCCGTCAAGCAGCTTGTCGATACAGGCTATCGATTTACCGTTGTGCTGGCGGGTGATGGCGAAATGCGATCGCAGGTCGAAGGGTTAATTACTGCCTACGGATTGCAAAACTGCGTTTCAATTACGGGGT is part of the Leptolyngbya subtilissima AS-A7 genome and encodes:
- a CDS encoding LptA/OstA family protein; translated protein: MARRSRWVWIVAAVAGASVALDGGSLAPLGGAPAQAQDGGTITLRSDIQEANAATGIITARGNVQIDYPTRGIQATSAQADYFSNEDRIVLSGNVVVTQKGNTLRAEVVTYLIEEDRFVATPRPNDQVEAVYILPESPPAPTSNSGGAGDRPPAPRPPVVLDVSPVEDGAQPLNPAQ
- a CDS encoding glycosyltransferase; amino-acid sequence: MSIAQLDAAEQEPRKIAYLVNQYPKVSHSFIRREIAALETQGLTVARFSIRSCADELVDPDDVKELDKTQIVLDHPWSELLFTIAQVVLQRPIAFVTALSLAFQLGFKDESGPLYHLAYLAEACVLLAWFEAANIDHVHAHFGTNSTTVAMLCHVLGGPPYSFTVHGPEEFDKVRAISLAEKIRRAAFVVAISSFGKSQLYRWTALEDWPKVHVVHCGLDQNFLAQEFTPIPEQRHLVCVGRLSGQKGHLLLLEAVKQLVDTGYRFTVVLAGDGEMRSQVEGLITAYGLQNCVSITGWVSSEVVKAQLLKAQALVLPSFAEGLPVVIMEALALGRPVITTSIAGIPELVETGVNGWLVVPGSVESLVEAMRTALDTSPAELETMGKSGMAKVAQRHNVDLEAAHLAQLFVESGQR